The following coding sequences lie in one Oncorhynchus kisutch isolate 150728-3 linkage group LG17, Okis_V2, whole genome shotgun sequence genomic window:
- the LOC109907504 gene encoding class I histocompatibility antigen, F10 alpha chain-like isoform X1 — protein sequence MYRPNLMFFVLYFSLECICRSQSDIYSLNYIYTALSKPLELPGIHEFTAMGLMNDKQIDYYDSVAKKKIPKQAWMREKLPADYWDKGTQSRKSKEQWFKVNVDILMKRMRHNNTDVHILQWKHGCEIDRQSDGTLKFIKGTDQYSYDGDDFLAFDDANMQWVAPVVQAQPTKRKWDGVQILNQYTKGYLEKECVDWLSKFMNYEDKEFSRADSPPRVYVFAKKAKTAGHVRLICMATGFYPKDVIMQMKKNGVPLTERDGVQSTGVLPNDDDTYQIRMSVQIPEADKETYECSVDHRTLKAPIVGKWDGICCDCSSFGAVVIGAVIAIIVVLILVSVVLFVLHKSGTIVIPGLKTTDQGSQNAESSDRGSEEDVKKSMLPQENDRFWPNFLTGP from the exons ATGTATAGACCTAATTTGATGttttttgttttatatttttcacTAGAATGTATTTGCCGGAGCCAAAGCG ACATCTACTCCCTGAATTACATCTACACTGCCCTGTCAAAGCCACTAGAATTGCCTGGTATCCATGAGTTTACTGCCATGGGTCTGATGAATGACAAACAGATTGATTACTATGACAGTGTGGCAAAGAAGAAGATTCCCAAACAGGCCTGGATGAGGGAGAAGCTGCCAGCAGACTACTGGGATAAAGGCACTCAGTCACGCAAGAGCAAGGAGCAGTGGTTCAAAGTTAATGTCGATATCTTGATGAAGCGCATGAGGCACAACAACACTG ATGTGCATATCCTTCAGTGGAAACATGGCTGTGAGATTGACCGACAGAGTGACGGCACATTGAAATTCATAAAGGGCACAGACCAGTACAGCTACGATGGTGATGACTTCCTGGCCTTTGATGATGCCAATATGCAGTGGGTGGCCCCAGTTGTTCAAGCTCAGCCGACTAAGAGGAAGTGGGACGGGGTCCAGATCCTCAACCAGTACACCAAAGGCTACCTGGAGAAGGAGTGTGTGGACTGGCTTTCCAAATTCATGAATTATGAGGACAAAGAATTCAGTAGGGCTGATT CCCCTCCAAGGGTCTATGTATTTGCTAAAAAGGCCAAAACTGCAGGACATGTCCGACTCATCTGCATGGCCACAGGTTTCTATCCCAAAGATGTGATTATGCAAATGAAGAAGAATGGAGTTCCATTGACCGAACGTGATGGAGTGCAGTCTACAGGAGTCCTACCCAATGATGATGACACCTACCAGATCAGGATGAGTGTGCAGATCCCAGAGGCAGATAAGGAAACTTATGAATGCTCTGTCGACCATAGAACATTGAAGGCGCCAATTGTGGGAAAATGGG ATGGAATATGTTGTGATTGCAGTAGTTTCGGTGCTGTAGTCATTGGGGCAGTCATCGCCATTATTGTAGTTCTGATCTTGGTTTCGGTGGTCCTGTTTGTTCTGCACAAAAGCGGGACAATTG TGATTCCTGGCTTGAAAACTACAG ATCAAGGCAGCCAGAACGCAGAGTCCTCAGACAGAGGCAGTGAGGAGGATGTTAAGAAGTCAATGCTGCCTCAGGAAA ATGACCGTTTTTGGCCAAACTTCCTGACCGGACCATGA
- the LOC109907504 gene encoding H-2 class I histocompatibility antigen, L-D alpha chain-like isoform X2, translating into MGLMNDKQIDYYDSVAKKKIPKQAWMREKLPADYWDKGTQSRKSKEQWFKVNVDILMKRMRHNNTDVHILQWKHGCEIDRQSDGTLKFIKGTDQYSYDGDDFLAFDDANMQWVAPVVQAQPTKRKWDGVQILNQYTKGYLEKECVDWLSKFMNYEDKEFSRADSPPRVYVFAKKAKTAGHVRLICMATGFYPKDVIMQMKKNGVPLTERDGVQSTGVLPNDDDTYQIRMSVQIPEADKETYECSVDHRTLKAPIVGKWDGICCDCSSFGAVVIGAVIAIIVVLILVSVVLFVLHKSGTIVIPGLKTTDQGSQNAESSDRGSEEDVKKSMLPQENDRFWPNFLTGP; encoded by the exons ATGGGTCTGATGAATGACAAACAGATTGATTACTATGACAGTGTGGCAAAGAAGAAGATTCCCAAACAGGCCTGGATGAGGGAGAAGCTGCCAGCAGACTACTGGGATAAAGGCACTCAGTCACGCAAGAGCAAGGAGCAGTGGTTCAAAGTTAATGTCGATATCTTGATGAAGCGCATGAGGCACAACAACACTG ATGTGCATATCCTTCAGTGGAAACATGGCTGTGAGATTGACCGACAGAGTGACGGCACATTGAAATTCATAAAGGGCACAGACCAGTACAGCTACGATGGTGATGACTTCCTGGCCTTTGATGATGCCAATATGCAGTGGGTGGCCCCAGTTGTTCAAGCTCAGCCGACTAAGAGGAAGTGGGACGGGGTCCAGATCCTCAACCAGTACACCAAAGGCTACCTGGAGAAGGAGTGTGTGGACTGGCTTTCCAAATTCATGAATTATGAGGACAAAGAATTCAGTAGGGCTGATT CCCCTCCAAGGGTCTATGTATTTGCTAAAAAGGCCAAAACTGCAGGACATGTCCGACTCATCTGCATGGCCACAGGTTTCTATCCCAAAGATGTGATTATGCAAATGAAGAAGAATGGAGTTCCATTGACCGAACGTGATGGAGTGCAGTCTACAGGAGTCCTACCCAATGATGATGACACCTACCAGATCAGGATGAGTGTGCAGATCCCAGAGGCAGATAAGGAAACTTATGAATGCTCTGTCGACCATAGAACATTGAAGGCGCCAATTGTGGGAAAATGGG ATGGAATATGTTGTGATTGCAGTAGTTTCGGTGCTGTAGTCATTGGGGCAGTCATCGCCATTATTGTAGTTCTGATCTTGGTTTCGGTGGTCCTGTTTGTTCTGCACAAAAGCGGGACAATTG TGATTCCTGGCTTGAAAACTACAG ATCAAGGCAGCCAGAACGCAGAGTCCTCAGACAGAGGCAGTGAGGAGGATGTTAAGAAGTCAATGCTGCCTCAGGAAA ATGACCGTTTTTGGCCAAACTTCCTGACCGGACCATGA